The stretch of DNA TGTGTCCCGCCGAACGCTGTTCCGGCAGTTCCGCTCCAAAGAGGACTTCATCTTCGCCGACCACGAGCAGCTTCTGGTGCGTGTCGCGGCGCGCCTGGAGGAGTCCGAGTCGGCCGGTGAGGATCCGTGGTGGTCGGTGTGTCTGGCCGCCGAGGAGGTCTTCGCACACTTCGCCGCCCACCGGGATCTCGCATCGCGCCGGTACCGGGTGGTGTCACAGGTGCCCGCCCTGCGCGATCGGGAGCTCGTCACCACGTACCGCTACCAGCGACTGTTCGAAGAATTTCTGCGGCACCGAGTGCCAGACACGCCCCGAGTCAGGCAGGTCGCCTACGCCGCGGCCGTCACCGGCGCCCACAACCACCTGCTCCGGCAGATGGTCCGTGGCGACGAGTCGGCCACGATCGACGTGCTGCGCGTCGAACTGCGGAGAATCCATGCGACGACGTCGCCGTCCCGTGCACGGCAGGTCCCGTCCGCCACAGCGGTCACGGTCGTCGCGCACGATGTGTCGCTCACCGCGGATCAGATCGCCGACGTCGTCCGCGAGAGATTGACTTGGCACCCAGTGCCATGATGAACTGCAAGTCTAATTCCCGTTCACGGCACTGAGTGACAGTGCTCGGTGTCAGGTCTAAGGAGCCACGCATGAGCAAGTTCGGAAACCCCGATTTCGACCTCTTCCAGCTGCCGGAAGAGCATGAGGCACTCCGCGACGCGATCCGCGCGCTGAGCGAGAAGGAGATCGCACCGTACGCCAAGGAGGTCGACGAGAAGGCTCGCTTCCCGGAGGAGGCGCGCGCGGCACTCGTGGCCAACGGCTTCAGCGCCGTGCACGTCCCGGAGGACTTCGGCGGTCAGGGCGCCGACTCGCTCGCCGCCTGCATCGTCATCGAAGAGGTCGCCCGCGTCGATGTCTCGGCCTCGCTCATCCCGGCCGTCAACAAGCTCGGCACCATGGGCCTGATCCTGTCGGGATCGGATGAGCTCAAGTCGAAGGTGCTGCCGTCGATCGGGTCGGGCGAGGCGATGGCCTCGTACGCCCTCTCCGAACGCGAGGCGGGCAGTGACGCCGCATCGATGAAGACCCGTGCCCGTCGCGACGGCGACACCTGGGTCCTCAACGGCTCCAAGTGCTGGATCACCAACGGCGGCAAGTCCACCTGGTACACCGTCATGGCCGTCACCGACCCGGAGAAGGGCCCCAACGGGATCTCGGCGTTCATGGTTCACAAGGACGATCCGGGCTTCACCGTCGGACCGCTCGAGCACAAGCTCGGCATCAAGGGCAGCCCGACCGCGGAGCTGTACTTCGAGGACTGCACGATCCCGTCCGACCGGATCATCGGCGACGAGGGCACCGGTTTCAAGACCGCGCTGGCCACTCTCGACCACACCCGCCCGACGATCGGTGCGCAGGCCGTCGGCGTCGCGCAGGGCGCCCTCGACGCGGCCATCGCCTACGTCAAGGATCGCAAGCAGTTCGGCAAGTCCATCAGCACGTTCCAGGGCGTCGAGTTCATGATCGCCGACATGGCGATGAAGGTCGAGGCCGCTCGCCTCATGGTGTACGCGGCCGCCTCGCGCGCCGAGCGCGGCGCCGGTCCGCTGGGCTTCATCTCGTCGGCGTCCAAGTGCATGGCCTCCGACGTCGCGATGGAGGTCACCACCGACGCCGTCCAGCTCTTCGGCGGCGCGGGCTACACCACGGACTTCCCGGTGGAGCGCATGATGCGCGACGCCAAGATCACCCAGATCTACGAGGGCACCAACCAGGTCCAGCGAATGGTGATGGCGCGCGCGCTGTTGCGCGGCTGACGGCGGTCCACCGACCCGAATGCGTCGAGGTGCGCCGCCCGGATGCGCCGCCCGGATGTGGAGCGTCGTGAACGGTCGGGCGGCGTCGAGCGCGGGCACGGCGTCCCGGGGGCGGTCTACCCGACCAACGGAGCCAAGGTCTCGCCGAGCAGGCGGACGCGACCCGGTATGTGGCCGTTCGCCATCAGGTTGACGCTGAAACCGTCGACACCCGTCTCGAGCAGGGCCTCGAACCGCGCCCTGACCTCGTCGGGCCCGCCCAGGATGAATCCGTCGCGGCGTCCGGCGGCCTGGGGCGCCCGCTCGATGTAGGCGTCGAGTTCGGCGACGGCCTCGTCGTGCGTCGGGGCGATACAGGCGTACGTCTGCAGGCTGACCGTGATCTCGGAACGGTCCCGCCCGAGCCGTTCGCAGTGCTCGTCGAGGGCGGCGAGCTTGCGTCCGATCTGGTCGGGCGCGCAGATGATGTTCGACTCGTCGGCGTATTGGGCGACCATGCGCAGGGTCTTGCGCTCGCCGCCGCCGCCGATCAGCACCGGGATGCGCGAGAGCGGTGCAGGGCAGTTCACCGCGTCGCGCACCGTGTACCGTCGCCCGTCGAGACTCGGGCGCTCGCCGCGCAGCATGCCGAGGATGATCTGCAGCGACTCCTCCAACCGTTCGAAGCGGTCGGTGAACGTGCCGAACTCGAAGCCCAGACTGTCGTGCTCGAGTTCGAACCAGCCCGCGCCGATGCCGAGCTGGGCGCGTCCACCGGAGACGACGTCGAGTGCGGTGACCGTCTTCGCGAGAAGCGCGGGTTCCCGATAGGTGTTTCCGGTGACCAGTGCCGACAGCCGGACTCGTGACGTGTGCTGGGCGAGCGCCGACAGGAGCGTGTAGCACTCGATCATCTCCTGATCGTGACTGCCGATCATCGGAAGCTGATAGAAGTGATCCATTACGAACACGGTGTCGAAGCCGGACTCGTCGGCTTCGACGGCCTGCGCGCGGATGCGATCGAACAGATCCTCCGGTGCGACGTCGGGATAGGTGAAATTGGGGATCTGATAGCCGAGGCGCGTCATAGACATCCCACGCCAGTCAGATGTCAAGTAGGCAGTGGTGGTGGTTGGTGTTCGGGGTTACGCGGCGGCGGGTGTGGCAGCTCGCGGCCACGCGGCAGTGTCGTCCCAGGATTGATCGTGCTGCAGGCACCACCACAGGCGCCCGAGGAGCTTGTTGGCCAAGGCTCGCAGTGCGGCGTTGTGGTGGTCTCCGACAGCACGGCGATGGTCGTAGTACTCGCGGGCCGGCGCTGACCATGTCAGCGCTGCGAACGCCCACCAGTGGCAGGCATCGGCCAGACGCCTGTTGCGGACTTTGCGGGCCTTGACGTAGTGCGAGCGGCCTGACGCGATCGTCACCGGCGCTGTTCCTGCGAAAGATCGCAGTCCCGTTGGTGAGCTGAAGCGCTTTGGGTCATCGCCGATTTCGGCGAGAATACGCGCACCGAGAACACCTCCGAGGCCGGGGACCGAGTCGATGATGTCCGCTTGAGGATGCTCGGCGAATGCGGTGACGAGTTCACGCTCGAGCACTGCGACGGCATCGAGCATCGCCACGATGATCGCGACCAGACTGGCTACGGTATGACCTAAGGCCACCTCCACAGCATCCGGCTGCCGCAGCCCGGGGGCGTGCAGATCGCTATGGATCTGGGTTACCAGGGCGGGGTCGTTGCGTCGGCCAACCCTTTTGAGCGCGTTGCTGATCCGCGGGCGAGTCAGCTTCGCCGCATCCGTGGGGGTGGGCGCTATTGAAAGAACCTCCATCGCCGCTCGGTGCTTGAGCTTCGGAAATGCTTGCAACGCTTGAGGATAGAACTCCAGTAGCACCGAACGCAGCCGACTGATCGTCTGATTCTGCGCCCAGATCGCTTCCTGATGCTGACGCGCCAGCGCCTTGATCGCCTGCTGCTGCTCGCTGTTGGCTGGCAGCCGACGATGCTGGTGACGGTCAGTGCGCACGATGTCGGCGAGCACCGCGGCATCACGCGAATCGGACTTGTTGCCCGCCTGTCCGTGGCGTTCGCGGTACCGCGCGACGGCCCGCGGATTGATCGGATACACGGTGAAACCCGCGCCAGCCAACGCCACAACCAGAAGATTCTTATCGGTCTCGATCGCGATCGGCACGTCGTCCGCAGTGCCGCCATGGTCAGCGACCATCGCCAGGAGTTCGGCAAAACCGTTGGGGTCATGAGTGATTCGCCGACGTTCAATGATGAAGCCGGAGTCGTCCATCAACGCTATGTCGTGATGGTCCTCGGCCCAGTCGATACCGCACGTGATCATCGAGCACATCCTTTCCGATGCCATCCGCCAGTAGGTCCGGCGAATCGATGAGCTCGGAGAGCGGGCGGCGACCTAATGGCGGCACTCTCGGTGCGGCATCTCACAAGCCGAACACGCACCTCCGCGGCGGACTGATGGGGTCACCGTCTACGTTCAGACCTCGGCACGCATCCGTGAACTCAACTGTCAGTAATCACCCACCAGCAGCTCGGTTCAACCATGCACCGGAATCGGTAAAATCTCAGTGACCACCCACCAGCCGCCATGTCGTCCCGCCCAGATGTGCGGACCCGACACTCCCATTAGGTGAAATCTACTGCCGCCCGGCGCCGTGCGCATGTTCATCGGAGAACGGCGTCGGCCTTCTCCATCGCGGCGATCGCGGCGACGCGGTCGTCGTCGGCGCCGCGCACCCACACCAGGGCCGCGCCGTGCAGGAGCGGAGCCAGCAGATTCGCCGCGATCCCGTCGGCGTCGCGCCAGGGACGTGTCGACACGATCCGCGCGCCCGGCGTGACCGTCGACTCGGTCGAGGCGAGGGCGGCCGTCGTGACACCGTTCAACGCGAACTCGCCCGCACCCGACGGTCGGTACTGGTCGCCGTGGGTGCGGACCGACTCGCCGAAGTCGCTGACTCCGAGCGGCAGATCCCGCGCGCCCATCGCGAACGGATCGAGGGGGACCACGACGACCTCGTCCTCGTCGTGACCGTCGAGCCGGTCCCGACTCGTGAACGCGATACGAGGGTCGCCGTCGCCGTCGTCGATCAGCACGCGCGCGCCCGCCCACCAGACGCCGAGCAGTACCGCGGCGGTCTGCCAGTGCTCGGGCAGATCGACGCGGACGTCGTCGCCGGGCAGCACGCCGATCTCGTCGCGGAGGTAGTTCGCGATCTTGGCCGCCCAGTTGCCGAGGGTGGCCGCCGACAGTTCGGTGCGTTCGCCGGTTCCCTCGTCGTAGAAGGTGAGTAGCGGCCTCGCGTGGTCCGCGACGCGCCGCAGGACGATTCCGGTGAGAGTCTCGGTCATGACTCCATCGTCGCCGATGCCGGTCAGTTGACGCAGACCGGCCCGTTCCCGTCTGCCTTGATGACCGGTTGCTTGGGCGCGGACGAGGTGGTCGACGGCGACTCCTGCGTGCTGTCGCCGCCCTGATCGCCGGTGTTCACGACGGATCCGACGCCGGTGTACGTGTTGGTGAGCGCCAGCTTCAGCTTGTCGTCCGGCAGCGACGGGTCCTCGCGGATCTCGACGGCCCCGCCGAGGTCCTTGACCAACTGCTTGGCGCCGTCGCTGTCCTTCGACTTCGCATAGACGATCGAGTCGAACTCGTTCATCGGCTTGGTCGAGGTCTCGCCGCGCTGGTATCCGCGATCGGTGAGAAGCCGCGACACATTGCCGGCCAGACCTTCGACGGTGCCCGCGTTCACCACGTCGACGGTGTACCCGGCGCGCGGGTTCTCCGAGTCGGTGGTCGGCTTGTTCCCGAGCAGCCGGTCGACGTACGAGTGGACCTGCGCGGTGTCGATGCCCAGGACGCTCTGCGTACCGTCGTCGCTCCACGCCTGGTCGTCGGCGATCGGGATGGTCGTGAACTTCACATTTCCGCCGGACAGGTCCTTGAGCTGTTCGGCGAATCCGATGACGTCCCAGCCGTCGTCGAGCATCACCGAGCGGGAGACGGCGTTCTGCAGTTCGCTGAGCTTGCCCGCGTCGGTGAGGGTCTGCGACGACAGGATCTTCTGCGCCAGTGAGGCCATGTACACCTGTTGCCGGGTGATGCGGTCGAGGTCGCCGCGGGGCAGCCCGTGTCGCTGTCGGACGAAGCTCAACGCCTGCGGACCGTCCAGAGTCTGGCGACCCTTGCGGAACCGGGCACCCGAGAGAGGCTCGCTCACCGCGTGTTTGAGACACACGTCGACTCCGCCGACCGCGTCGGTGAGCAGCGCGAAGCCGAGGAGGCCGACCTCGGCGTAGTGGTCGACGCTGACGCCGGTCAGGTTCGCCACGGTCTCGATGAGCGCTCGACGACCCGCCTTGGTTCCGGCTTCTTCGGCGTCGGCCTCGCTCTCACCGGCCTCGACCTCCTTGATCCGGACCTCCTCGCGCGTCGCACCGTAGGCGGCGTTGATCTTGCTCTTGCCCAGCCCCGGCACGTCGACGTAGGAGTCGCGCGGGATCGAGATCGCGGTGGCCGCCGACCCGTCGTTCGGGATGCGGATCAACAGGATGGTGTCGGTGCTGGTGGACACCTCGCCACTGACCCGGAGTCGGTGGAGTTCCTCCTCGGACAGGGGATTGCCCTTCGCGTCGTTGCGGGAGTCGGTGCCGACCAGCAGGATGTCGACCGCGCCGTCGTCGTTGCCGCCGAGTTCGAGACCGCCGAGTTTGGTGACGGCGGCGTTGAGCGAGTTGACCCGACTCCACCCGAAACCGGTGATCAACAGGACGACGACGGTCAGGATCGCGACCGCCGCCCGGCCGACGTGCTTGGCCGGGATCCCGACGATGGGACGCGCGGCCCACACGGCGACGGCGTCGCGCAGCGTTCCGACTTCCGGACGCGGCTTCGCGGACTCGGTCGGTCTGCGTTTGCGCGGCGCGGTGTGGATCTCCTCGGACACACGACGGCGTCGCCCGTCGGTGTCGACCGGTGCGGGTCGACGCTTCTGCGGGCGCGACGGGTCGTGATCGGGTCGTCGCCGGGCCCGACCGTCGCGGGAGTCGTCGTCCCGTCCGCTCTCGCGTCGCTGATCCACGTGCTGGTCGATCCCTTCGTGTCGCTGCAGCCGCATCTGGAGAGGAGGCTCCCGGACGAGGATACTGGCGTGGCGCGGGTCGATCCGGGAAGCGCGCCCGGCGTGGGGCACCATGGTCGCTGTGAGTTCCCTGACGACGGTGTACGTGATCGGCGCGGCGGGCCAGCTGGGCACCGCCCTACTGCGCTCGCCCGCCGTACCCGGTGGAGCGACGGTCCGCGGTCTCGGGTCGACGGACGTCGACATCACATCGGCGGCGAGTGTCGACCGGGCGCTCGCCGATCTGCGCGCGGGCGACGTGGTGATCAATGCCGCGGCGTTCACCGACGTCGACCGAGCCGAGACCGCGCCCGAGGACGCCTACGCGGTGAACGCCGACGGCGCGGGGAATCTCGCGCGGGCGGCCGCGCGCGCGGCCGCGGAACTGATCCACGTCTCCACCGACTACGTGTTCGCGTCGGCCGCACCGCATCGGCCGCTCGAACCCGACGACCTCGCCGACGACGCGCGGGCTGCCACGGTCTACGGGTCGAGTAAGCGAGCGGGGGAGCGCGCGGTGCTGGCGGCGCATCCCGCGGCGCTGATCGTGCGGACCGCGTGGGTGTTCACCGGTGTCCCTCCGGTCCGTGACTTCGTCACCACCATGACCCGGCTCGCCGCCGACGGCGCCTCCCCGAACGTCGTCGACGATCAGCGGGGCTCGCCGACGTACGCGCCCGACCTCGCGGCGGGTCTGTGGGAGTTGACGGGTCATCTGATCGGCGGTCGATCGGTCGAGCGGCGCGTTCTACATGGGACGAACGCCGGAGAGGCGACGTGGTGTGACCTCGCTCGCGCCGTCTTCGCCGCTGTCGGAGCCGATCCAGATCGCGTGAATCCTTGCACCACAGCGGAATTCCCGCGTCCTGCGGCACGTCCGGCGTATTCGGTGCTGTCGAACGAGAGTTGGCTCGCCGCCGGTCTCACCCCGCTGCGCGACTGGCGCGCGGCGCTGTCGGACGCGCTCGGCGCCGCGCGTTCGGGTTAGTCTGTCGCGGTGACTGCTCCTTTCGGGGTGGTCACCGTGACGTACTCGTCCGGTGACTACCTGCACAACTTCCTCCGCACGCTCGGCGACGCGTCGGTCCACACGCCGCCGGTCGTCATCGCCGACAACGGCTCGGACGACGGCGCACCGGAGAAGGCCGCGGCCGAGTACGACAACGTGACGCTGGTGCACACCGGCGGAAACATCGGATACGGCGCCGCCATGAACCGCGGCGTCGCCGAACTCGATCCGGACATCGAGTTCGTGGTGATCGCCAATCCGGACGTCGAGTGGTCGCCGGGCTCCCTGGACGAGCTCCTCGCCGCAGCGCAGCGGTGGCCGCGCGCGGCCAGCCTCGGTCCGCTCGTCACCGAACTCGACGGCTCGGTGTATCCCTCCGCCCGCGCCGTGCCGAACCTGATCTCGGGGACCGGGCACGCGGTGCTCGGCGCGGTCTGGCCGAACAACCCGTGGACACAGGCGTATCGCGACGACGATCCGGCGGGGGTCGAACGCCCCGTCGGATGGCTGTCGGGATCGTGTCTGCTGGTACGCCGCAGCGCATTCGACAGCGTCGACGGCTTCGACTCGCGCTACTTCATGTTCATGGAGGACGTCGACCTCGGCGATCGCTTCGGTCGTGCGGGGTGGCTCAACGTCTACGTGCCGGGTGCGCGGGTGCTGCACGCCAAGAGCCACTCGGTCAGCAGGCATCCGGAGAAGATGATCCCAGCGCACCACGCGAGCGCCTACCGGTTCAACGCCGATCGGAACCCGGGGCCGCTGCGTGCTCCGCTGCGGCTGGCCCTGCGTGCCGGTCTGGCCGTCCGCTCGAAGATCGCCGTCGCCGCGGCCCTGCGCGAACAGCGTCGCGCGGGCTGACGGCCACGCATTCGAACGTCCATGTCGAAAGGAAAATCTGTGGCACCGTCTGTTCAGGCACTGGTCCTCGTCGGTGGCAAGGGCACCCGGTTGCGTCCGCTGACGCTGTCCGCGCCCAAGCCGATGCTCCCCACCGCGGGGCAGCCGTTCCTCACGCATCTGCTCGCGCGGATCCGGGAGGCGGGGATCACCGACGTGGTGCTCGGCACGTCGTTCAAGGCCGAGGTCTTCGAGGAGTACTACGGCGACGGGTCGTCGCTCGGGCTGAACCTGACCTATGTGACCGAGGACCAGCCGCTGGGCACCGGCGGCGGCATCCGGAACGTGTACGACTCGCTGACCGCGGACACGATTCTGGTGTTCAACGGCGATGTACTGGGCGGCACCGACATCCGCGACGTGGTCACCACACACTCCGAGTCGGGTGCCGAAGTGACCCTGCACCTGGTGAAGGTCAGCGATCCGCGGGCGTTCGGCTGCGTGCCGACCGACGCCTCGGGTCGGGTCACCGCGTTCCTGGAGAAGACCCAGGATCCGCCGACCAATCAGATCAACGCCGGAACGTACGTGTTCGATCGCCGCGTGATCGGGGAGATCCCGGTCGGTCGACCGGTGTCGGTGGAGCGCGAGGTGTTCCCGTCGCTCCTGGCACAGGGACGTCACATCCACGCGCACGTCGACAACGCCTATTGGCGGGACATGGGCACGCCCGAGGACTTCGTGCGAGGCAGCGCCGATCTGGTCCGCGGAATCGCGCCGTCGCCGATCATCGCGCAGCGGTGCGGCGAGGCACTCGTGCTCGACGACGCCGACGTCGCCGCGAACGCGGTCCTGATCGGCGGCACCGTCGTAGGGCGGGGCGCGACAGTCGGCAGCGGCGCCCGGCTCGACGGCGCCGTCGTCTTCGACGGGGCGATGGTCGAGGCCGGTGCCGTGGTGGAGCGCAGCATCGTCGGCTTCGGCGCCCGGGTCGGTGCGGGTGCGCTGGTACGCGACACCGTGATCGGCGACCGCGCGTCCATCGGCGCCCGTTGCGAGCTGCTGCGCGGCGCACGCGTGTGGCCGGAGATCCAGATCCCCGACGGCGGCGTCCGGTTCTCCACGGATGTGTGAACGGGCCGACCGTCAGCGCGACGGGGTGCCCTGGACGTCCTCTCCCCACGCCTGGGCGGGGACGTCACGATCGGCGACGACCTCGTCGCCGGCCAGCCGGTAGTTCACCACGACGGGCCCGCCGGTCGGATTCGCCGTCGCGTCGCCGGGGCCGAGCCACCGGTAGGTGACCGACACCGACGAGTTCGACCAGGCTGTGACCTGGGAGAACGCCGTCTCATGCTCGGTGTCGTAGCGGACGAATCCGTTCGCGTCGAAGAAGAGGACGCGCGTCGGTGAGCTTCCGGTGCCCTGGTCGAGGACGGCGTCGACCCACATCAGGTCCGGGCACGAGCCGACGGGCGCGTCGGTGTGCTTGTCGGCGACGATGCCGCGTCCGTAGAACGTGCCGATGCCGGCGAGGGCCTCGGTGACGACGGGGGAGTTCGGATCGAGGCACCGGCCGTCGCCCGCGGTGGCCGGAGTGACCGGGTCCGCCGCGGGGCTGGTCGTATCCGGCGCGTCGGATACGACCGTCGATGTCTGGGTCTGCGTCTGGGTCAGGGTCTGCGTCGTGGTGGCGGGCGTGGTCTGTGCCGAGGCGTCATCGGCGGTGTGACATCCGGCGACGCCCACGACGACGGCGGCCGCCGACACGGCGGCTGCGATGGACTTGTTCATGGTGCCTCCCTTGATCGTTCGTCTGATCGTTCGTCACCGGGTCCGTCGGTTGCGACGAGAGAGGCGTTAAGCGCGTGTCGGTCGAACGACTGACGCGACCGGCTGTCAGCGGGCCTTCGCGGCGGCGAGGAGGCCGGTGCCGACCGGAACGATGGCGGGTAGGAAACGGTCGTCCTCGGCGACGATGGTCGCCGCCTCGCGTGCGGCGAGAGTGCGCGGATCGGCGGCGTCGCGGTCGTCGATGGTGCCGTCGGCCGATGCGTTGTTGACCACGAGCAGCCCGCCGGGCCGCAGGATTCGGACCGACTCGGCGACGAACGTCGGATACGACAGCGGGGGACCGTCCACGAAGACCAGATCGTACGATTCGTCGGCGAGACGAGTCAGCACGTCGGTGGGGGCGCCGTTGATGAGTCGGGTGCGGCCGGGCGCTATCTCGGCGTCGGCGAAGGTCTCGCGTGCGGCGCGGTGGTGCTCGGCCTCCGGATCGATGGTGGTCAGAATGCCGGTGGACGGCATACCGGCCAACAGCCACAGACTGCTGACACCGACCCCGGTCCCGATCTCCACGACGTGTTCGGCGTTCGCGGTGCGCGCCAGCAGTGACAGGAGCGCTCCGGTGGCGGGGCTGACGGCGCGAGCACCCAACTCCTCGCCGCGCAGACGGGCCCCGGTCATCGCGTCGTCCTCGATGATCGCGGCCTCGGCGTACGCGTTGAGCCGGTCGGTGGTCTGCGCGGGCGTCTCGTCAGTCATGTGAACGAGGGTGCCACAACGGTGCTGACCAGGTATCAACCAGTGGCGATTCGCATCCTCAGGAAACACACAGGGCGCTCTGGGGTGTGCCACATTCGGATGAGGAATGGTTCAAGTCGATGGCTTGGAATTTCGATCGCACCGCAGACGTTGCACATGCACAGACGATTCGTTCTGTCGGCGATTCTGCGAAGGAAGGAACTGGCGCGCTACCGATGAGTCTGCACACCACGACCGATGTCGAACCGACCGCCCGTGATTCGTTCCGCGGGACGGCGGGTTTCGATGCCACCGGCGACAAGAACCTGATGCCGTCATGGGACGAACTCGTCGCCGAGCACGCGGACCGCGTGTACCGTCTCGCATTCCGCCTCGCCGGAAACCAGCACGACGCCGAGGACCTCACCCAGGAGACCTTCATTCGGGTGTTCCGGTCGCTGACCAACTACAAGCCCGGCACGTTCGAGGGCTGGCTGCACCGCATCACCACCAACCTGTTCCTGGACATGGTTCGTCGTCGCGCCAAGATCCGCATGGAGGCGTTGGAGCCGACGTACGAGAAGATCCCGACCGACACGCCCGACCCGCAGCAGGCGTACGCCGATGCGAACCTGGGCAAGGACCTGCAGGACGCTCTCGACTCGCTCGCTCCCGAGTTCCGCGCCGCGATCGTCCTGTGCGACATCGAGGGACTCTCGTACGAGGAGGTCGGCGCGACGCTCGGCGTCAAGATGGGCACCGTTCGCAGCCGCATTCACCGCGGCCGACAGGGCATCCGCGAGTTCCTCGCCGCACGGGGGCACACCGACAGTCGTTCGGTCGCCGTCGCCAGTGAGGTCTGATCGCGTAAGCTGGGCCCGACGAGATCACGGTGGGCCGCGCAGCGGCCGTCGAGTGGAAGGGGCGCCGCCTGTGGGTCTGGGGCACGTACGTCGTTCGTCCGGTCGCCTGTGGGCGCCCGCATCCGGCTCTATCGTCCCGAACCCGGAGCACCGGCCCCGCCAGGAGTTCGCCGCCACCGAACACTTGTCGATCGAGGCCGTCGTCGCCTATGTCGACAGCGAACTGTCGCCGACCGCGGCGCACCGCGCCGACGCGCATCTGGCCGCATGCCCACACTGCGTGGACGAGGTCGCCAGCCAGG from Gordonia humi encodes:
- a CDS encoding zf-HC2 domain-containing protein, encoding MGLGHVRRSSGRLWAPASGSIVPNPEHRPRQEFAATEHLSIEAVVAYVDSELSPTAAHRADAHLAACPHCVDEVASQARARSLLRAGDDMSAPPSLLGQLSQIPTREIDMRRAAGRSNRRGR
- a CDS encoding O-methyltransferase; this translates as MTDETPAQTTDRLNAYAEAAIIEDDAMTGARLRGEELGARAVSPATGALLSLLARTANAEHVVEIGTGVGVSSLWLLAGMPSTGILTTIDPEAEHHRAARETFADAEIAPGRTRLINGAPTDVLTRLADESYDLVFVDGPPLSYPTFVAESVRILRPGGLLVVNNASADGTIDDRDAADPRTLAAREAATIVAEDDRFLPAIVPVGTGLLAAAKAR
- a CDS encoding LppP/LprE family lipoprotein gives rise to the protein MNKSIAAAVSAAAVVVGVAGCHTADDASAQTTPATTTQTLTQTQTQTSTVVSDAPDTTSPAADPVTPATAGDGRCLDPNSPVVTEALAGIGTFYGRGIVADKHTDAPVGSCPDLMWVDAVLDQGTGSSPTRVLFFDANGFVRYDTEHETAFSQVTAWSNSSVSVTYRWLGPGDATANPTGGPVVVNYRLAGDEVVADRDVPAQAWGEDVQGTPSR
- the sigE gene encoding RNA polymerase sigma factor SigE translates to MSLHTTTDVEPTARDSFRGTAGFDATGDKNLMPSWDELVAEHADRVYRLAFRLAGNQHDAEDLTQETFIRVFRSLTNYKPGTFEGWLHRITTNLFLDMVRRRAKIRMEALEPTYEKIPTDTPDPQQAYADANLGKDLQDALDSLAPEFRAAIVLCDIEGLSYEEVGATLGVKMGTVRSRIHRGRQGIREFLAARGHTDSRSVAVASEV